TTGTGCTCGAGGGGAGTCCGAGCTCGGCGGCCAATTTCGATTGGGCCCTCCGGACTTTCGGAGGCAAAGCAGCGGATATCACGGAAGCTGTGCGGAAGACGCGCCACTCGCAATTGATCTTTATGCCGCAGGTTCCATCTGGAAAAGGCGCTTTCGTCGGGTTGAGTTCGGTTCACACCCGGCACGACTTGTATCGAGCGGTGATGGAAGGCGTGGTCCATGCACACCGCAGGCACCTCGAACGACTTGCGCGAAGTGCTGGACCAATTTCGCGCGTGACGCTCGGCGGAGGTGCGGCGCGAAACACCGTCTGGTGCCGGCTTTTCGCTGATGGTCTGGGCATTCAGGTTGATGTGCCACGGGTCGAAGAAACCGGTGCCCTCGGAGCGGCCATGTGCGCCGGCGTCGGATGTGGTCTATTTCCGTCCCTCAGGGAAGCGCAACTCGCCATGTCTTCCCCCAAACGCACCTTTCTGCCGGATCCCAAGCGCCATGAAGAGACTAGTGGGGATTACGAGCGATACCTTTCACTTTGCGAATCCATTCAGCCATGACCCGATACGTAACTGTTGTCTTTCTCCTCGTAGTCCATCTGGCGTTTGCAGCCGATCGCCCCAACATTCTTTTCATCCTAGCCGATGATTTGGGCTGGGGTGATCTCGGATGCTATGGGCATCCCCAGGCCCAGACCCCGAACCTCGACCATCTTGCAGAGCGGGGCACGCGCTTCACCCAATTCTATGTCGGGGCACCCGTATGCTCGCCCAGCCGGGCTGCCTTTCTCA
This is a stretch of genomic DNA from Opitutaceae bacterium. It encodes these proteins:
- a CDS encoding FGGY-family carbohydrate kinase, producing MRRSLDQAGCITSDSARRTGLPPGTPVYTGCIDCEAAAIGSGVRDPGEVSVVAGTWSINQAFIKRVPRVGGHFLVNPSAEPGRWLVLEGSPSSAANFDWALRTFGGKAADITEAVRKTRHSQLIFMPQVPSGKGAFVGLSSVHTRHDLYRAVMEGVVHAHRRHLERLARSAGPISRVTLGGGAARNTVWCRLFADGLGIQVDVPRVEETGALGAAMCAGVGCGLFPSLREAQLAMSSPKRTFLPDPKRHEETSGDYERYLSLCESIQP